The window CCAGTTGTCGAAGCGAATGTGAAAGCCGTCGAGGTATTCCTTGCGGCCGGCCGCGATCTCGCCGACGAATTCCTGCGGCGTCTTGCCCGCCTTCTCGGCCGCGATCATGATCGGCGCGCCGTGCGCATCGTCGGCGCCTACGAAGTGCACCATGTGCCCCTGCATGCGCTGGAACCGCACCCAGATGTCGGCCTGGATGTATTCCATGATGTGGCCGACGTGGAACTTGCCGTTGGCATACGGCAGGGCGGTGGTGACGAAGAGCTTGCGCTGGGGCATCGAAGGGCGCTTTCTGGGGGAACGGACGGGAGCCGGCGGCCGTGCGGCCGGGGGGGAGGGCATTTTAGGCGGCACACGCCGCTTACACTTTGGCCCCCTTGCGAGCTGCTGCCATGACCTCTGCCTTGCCGATCCTGTCCGCCGTCGAAACCCGCGTGCTCGGTGTGCTGGCCGAGAAACAGCGCACCGTGCCCGACAGCTACCCGCTGACGCTCAACACGCTGGTGGCCGGCTGCAACCAGAAGACCAGCCGCAACCCGCTGATGGAGCTGTCCGAAACCGAGGCGCAGGCCGCGCTCGACAGCCTCAAGGGCTACAGCCTGGTCATGGAATCCAGCGGCGGGCGTGTCGCGCGATACGAGCACAACATCGAGCGCGTGCTTCGCGTGCCCTCCCAGTCGACCATCCTGCTGACGGTGCTGATGCTGCGCGGCCCCCAGACGGCCGGCGAGCTGCGCATTGCCAGCGAGCGGATGCACAACTTTGCCGACATCTCCTCCGTCGAGGCCTTTCTGGACGAACTGGCCGAGCGCGCGGCCGGTGCGCTGGTCGTGAAGCTCGCTCGGCTGCCAGGGGCGCGCGAGAACCGCTGGATGCACCTGCTGGCGGGTCCGCCCTCGGAGCAGGCGCTGGAGCCGGCAGGAGAGCCGACGGGCCGCGGCGATGCTTCGCTCGGGGAGGTGGCGGCCCTGAGACTCAAGGTCGCGCGGCTGGAGGCCGAGGTCGCAGCCCTCAAGGCGCTGACTTCGCGCATCTGTTCGGAACTGGGCATCGCAGACACGCCTGAAGCGGGCGCATGAAATACGCGGTCTTCTTCCGCAACCTCAACCTTGGGCGACCCCGCTGCCCGACAAGGGCGCAGTTCGAAGCAGCCTTCCTGGGAGCCGGCGCCGAGTCGGCCGTCTCCTTCCTGACCAACGGCACGTTGGTTTTCGAGGCGCGCAACAAGACCCTGGCGCGCAAGGTGCTGGCGCAGGCCTCTCAGACGATGGCAGCGGAATGCGGCTTGCGCGAACCGGGCTTCTTGCGCCGCGTGCATCACCTGGGCCATTTGGTCGCCCTCGACCCGTTCTCGGGCGTGGAACGCGAGAGCGTCTACGAGGTCTGCGTCACCTTCCTGGACGCGAAGCATCCGGCACTGCCTGCGTTGCCGCTGGTCTCGAAGCGCGAGGACGTCGAACTGCTGAGCGCGACGGAGGGAGAAGTCTTCAGCGTCTGCCGGGCGGTCGGGAACACGCCGGGGAGCCCTAATGCCTTCCTGGAAAAATTGCTGGGGACGCCTGCGAGCACGCGGGCCTGGAATACGGTGGTGCGACTGGTTCAGAAGCTCGGCTGAGACACCCGCAATCCGCGTCCTGCAGGAAAGGTGCGAACGCCGACGGAAGTGTTCAGCGCTCTTCGGGCCGTCATGACGTTGGGCGCCCGAGCCTCACCGGCCGGCACTCATCGTGCGGTGCGCCGGTTTCACGGGCTCGTCAGGCGCCGCCGGCGGGGCTGGGCTCCGTGGCCATCGCCTGGTCGACCGCATCGCGCGTCAACGTCGGCGCGAAGGACTCGATGAAGGCGTGCACATAGCCACGCAGATAGCTGCCGCGCCGGACCGCGAGCCTGGTGTGGTTGATGCCGAAGAGGGCGCCGGCATCGAGCGCACGCAGCTGGGTGTCGCGCTCGGCCTCGTAGGCCATGCCGGCGACGACGCCCACACCCATGCCCAGTTGCACGTAGGTCTTGATCACGTCGGCGTCCATCGCGGTCAGCACGATGTGGGGCGCCAGCTTCGCCGCCTCGAAGGCATCGTCGATGCGCGTGCGGCCCGTGAATCCGGTGTCGTAGGTGATCAGTGGATGGCGCGCGAGCGCGTCCAGCGTGAGCGGACCCTCGAGCAGCACGTGCCCCGGCGGCACGATCACCGAATGCGTCCAGCAGTAGCAGGGCAGGGCCACCAGCTGGGGGTAGTCGGCCAGCGCTTCGGTCGCGATGCCGACATCGGCATCGCCGTCGAGCAGCATTTGGGCGACCTGCCTGGGCGAGCCCTGGTGCAGGTGGAGGCGCACATCGGGAAAGTGGCCGCGAAACTCCTGCA is drawn from Variovorax sp. PBS-H4 and contains these coding sequences:
- a CDS encoding YceH family protein; its protein translation is MTSALPILSAVETRVLGVLAEKQRTVPDSYPLTLNTLVAGCNQKTSRNPLMELSETEAQAALDSLKGYSLVMESSGGRVARYEHNIERVLRVPSQSTILLTVLMLRGPQTAGELRIASERMHNFADISSVEAFLDELAERAAGALVVKLARLPGARENRWMHLLAGPPSEQALEPAGEPTGRGDASLGEVAALRLKVARLEAEVAALKALTSRICSELGIADTPEAGA
- a CDS encoding DUF1697 domain-containing protein; protein product: MKYAVFFRNLNLGRPRCPTRAQFEAAFLGAGAESAVSFLTNGTLVFEARNKTLARKVLAQASQTMAAECGLREPGFLRRVHHLGHLVALDPFSGVERESVYEVCVTFLDAKHPALPALPLVSKREDVELLSATEGEVFSVCRAVGNTPGSPNAFLEKLLGTPASTRAWNTVVRLVQKLG
- a CDS encoding CysB family HTH-type transcriptional regulator, with product MNFQQLRSVREAVRRNFNLTEVAHTLHTSQPGVSRQIRELEEELGIELFVRAGKRLTGLTEPGGHVLPIIERMLQESSNLRHAGQEFVARQSGRLCIAATHTQARYALPVAVQEFRGHFPDVRLHLHQGSPRQVAQMLLDGDADVGIATEALADYPQLVALPCYCWTHSVIVPPGHVLLEGPLTLDALARHPLITYDTGFTGRTRIDDAFEAAKLAPHIVLTAMDADVIKTYVQLGMGVGVVAGMAYEAERDTQLRALDAGALFGINHTRLAVRRGSYLRGYVHAFIESFAPTLTRDAVDQAMATEPSPAGGA